One window of the Rosa rugosa chromosome 3, drRosRugo1.1, whole genome shotgun sequence genome contains the following:
- the LOC133736651 gene encoding endoplasmin homolog, whose product MRKWTIPSVLLLLCLLSLLPDQGRKLQANAEANSDEVVDPPKVEEKIGAVPNGLSTDSDVAKREAESMSKRRGNAQQFEFQAEVSRLMDIIIHSLYSNKDIFLRELISNASDALDKIRFLSLTDKEILGEGDNTKLEIQIKLDKEKRILSIRDRGIGMTKEDLIKNLGTIAKSGTSAFVEKMQTSGDLNLIGQFGVGFYSVYLVADNVEVISKHNDDKQHVWESKADGSFVVSEDTYNEPLGRGTEIRLHLREEAGEYLEESKLKELVKRYSEFINFPIYIWSTKEVDVEVPADEEEESSESSSSEEETEEDAEKTEDEDAEKKPKTKTVKETNSEWELLNDVKAIWLRNPKEVTEEEYAKFYQTLAKDFSEDKPLSWSHFTAEGDVEFKAVLFVPPKAPHDLYESYYNANKSNLKLYVRRVFISDEFDELLPKYLNFLKGLVDSDTLPLNVSREMLQQHSSLKTIKKKLIRKALDMIRKLAEEDPDESNDKEKKDVEKSDDDEKRGQYTRFWNEFGKSIKLGIIEDAANRNRLAKLLRFESTKSDGKLTSLDQYISRMKSGQKDIFYLTGTSKEQLDNSPFLERLKKKGYEVIFFTDPVDEYLMQYLMDYEDKKFQNVSKEGLKLGKDSKDKELKESYKELTKWWKGALASDNVDDVKLSNRLADTPCVVVTSKFGWSANMEKIMQSQTLSDSAKQAYMRGKRVLEINPRHPIIKELRERVVKNPEDESVKHTAQLIYQTALMESGFALPDPTDFASRIYSSVKSSLNINPDATVEEEDDTEEPAEAETPANEATPEAESANADSQKDEL is encoded by the exons ATGAGGAAGTGGACGATCCCTTCTGTTCTGCTTCTGCTGtgccttctctctcttctcccagATCAAG gacGGAAATTACAGGCGAATGCAGAGGCAAACTCCGACGAGGTCGTAGATCCACCGAAGGTTGAGGAGAAGATCGGCGCCGTCCCGAATGGGCTATCCACCGATTCTGATGTCGCTAAGAG AGAGGCGGAGTCAATGTCAAAGAGACGCGGCAACGCTCAACAGTTTGAGTTCCAGGCTGAGGTGTCTAGGCTCATGGATATTATTATCCACTCCCTTTATAGTAACAAGGACATTTTCCTCAGGGAGTTGATTTCCAATGCTTCTGAT GCGCTGGACAAGATTAGATTCCTTTCCCTCACTGATAAGGAAATTTTGGGTGAAGGTGATAACACTAAGCTTGAAATCCAG ATTAAATTAGACAAAGAGAAGAGAATCCTCTCCATACGTGACAGAGGTATAGGTATGACTAAGGAGGACTTGATCAAGAACTTGGGAACTATAGCAAAATCTGGGACTTCAG CGTTCGTTGAGAAGATGCAAACTAGTGGTGATCTTAATCTCATTGGGCAATTTGGAGTTGGGTTTTACTCCGTCTACCTTGTTGCTGATAATGTAGAAGTCATTAGCAAACACAATGATGACAAACA GCATGTTTGGGAGTCGAAGGCTGATGGTTCATTTGTAGTTTCCGAGGATACATATAATGAGCCACTAGGACGTGGTACTGAAATTAGATTGCACCTCAGAGAAGAAGCAGGGGAATATTTGGAAGAAAGCAAGCTAAAA GAGTTGGTGAAGAGATATTCTGAATTTATCAACTTCCCCATCTATATCTGGTCAACCAAAGAGGTTGACGTGGAAGTTCCAGCCGACGAGGAAGAGGAATCAT CTGAAAGCTCCTCCTCTGAGGAAGAAACTGAAGAGGATGCTGagaaaactgaagatgaagatgctgAGAAGAAACCAAAGACAAAGACAGTAAAGGAAACAAATAGTGAATGGGAGCTTCTAAATGACGTTAAAGCAATATGGTTGCGCAATCCAAAGGAGGTAACCGAAGAAGAGTACGCCAAATTCTATCAGACCCTTGCCAAG GATTTCAGCGAGGACAAGCCTTTGTCATGGAGCCACTTTACCGCTGAAGGTGATGTAGAATTCAAGGCTGTACTGTTCGTTCCTCCCAAGGCTCCTCATGATCTATATGAGAGCTACTATAATGCCAACAAATCCAATTTGAAGTTGTATGTTCGAAGAGTTTTCATATCAGATGAATTTGATGAGCTTTTGCCAAAGTATCTGAACTTTTTGAAG GGTCTTGTTGATTCTGACACCTTGCCACTCAATGTATCACGAGAAATGCTTCAACAACACAGCAGTTTGAAAACAATCAAGAAAAAACTTATCCGGAAGGCCCTTGATATGATCCGTAAACTCGCTGAAGAAGATCCTGATGAGTCCAATGACAAAGAGAAGAAAG ATGTTGAGAAGTCCGATGATGATGAGAAGAGAGGCCAATATACAAGATTCTGGAATGAATTTGGCAAGTCTATTAAACTTGGTATTATTGAAGATGCGGCCAACAGAAACCGTTTGGCAAAACTTTTAAGATTTGAGAG TACCAAGTCAGATGGCAAACTGACTTCACTGGATCAGTACATTTCAAGGATGAAATCTGGGCAGAAGGACATATTTTATCTTACTGGAACCAGCAAGGAACAATTGGATAATTCTCCTTTCCTTGAGCGGCTTAAGAAGAAAGGATACGAG GTTATCTTTTTCACCGATCCAGTTGATGAATATTTGATGCAATACTTGATGGATTATGAAGACAAGAAATTCCAGAATGTGTCAAAGGAGGGTTTGAAACTCGGTAAAGACTCAAAAGATAAGGAACTCAAGGAATCATACAAGGAACTCACTAAATGGTGGAAGGGTGCTCTTGCCAGTGACAATGTTGATGATGTGAAGCTGTCCAACCGATTGGCTGACACACCGTGCGTGGTTGTTACTTCAAAGTTTGGATGGAGCGCAAACATGGAGAAGATCATGCAGTCTCAGACTTTGTCGGATTCTGCCAAGCAAGCATATATGCGCGGCAAGAGGGTACTTGAGATTAATCCAAGGCACCCAATCATCAAGGAGCTCAGGGAGAGAGTGGTAAAGAACCCTGAG GATGAGAGTGTGAAGCATACAGCACAGCTTATTTACCAGACTGCACTCATGGAGAGTGGCTTTGCACTTCCTGACCCGACGGATTTTGCCTCCCGCATCTACAGTTCAGTGAAATCTAGCCTGAACATCAACCCTGATGCCACAGTTGAGGAGGAAGATGATACCGAAGAACCAGCTGAGGCTGAAACTCCCGCAAACGAAGCTACCCCTGAGGCTGAATCTGCTAATGCAGATTCACAGAAGGACGAGTTGTAG
- the LOC133738648 gene encoding uncharacterized protein LOC133738648, translating into MAVSDAVVGNLTTIYVAVIAGIKAYGVVSGRSFGGGFVLIASTVVVGLILVLTLTWDVSRKAKYAVSRDDADGGSDVHESCKGGICWHGVAVRSSASQVRFRLPEQLVSYGSS; encoded by the coding sequence ATGGCGGTGTCTGACGCAGTGGTGGGGAACTTGACGACGATCTACGTGGCAGTCATCGCCGGGATCAAGGCCTACGGGGTGGTGTCTGGTCGGAGCTTCGGCGGCGGGTTTGTGTTGATTGCCTCCACCGTCGTGGTTGGCCTCATCCTGGTTCTGACGCTGACGTGGGATGTGTCCCGTAAAGCCAAGTACGCAGTTTCCCGCGATGATGCCGATGGTGGTAGTGATGTGCACGAGAGTTGCAAGGGTGGGATTTGCTGGCACGGCGTCGCCGTCCGGTCGTCGGCTTCTCAGGTCCGGTTTAGGCTTCCGGAACAGCTAGTTAGCTATGGCTCTTCATGA